From the Chloroflexus aurantiacus J-10-fl genome, one window contains:
- the groES gene encoding co-chaperone GroES, with protein sequence MADFRIRPLGDRVVVKPVEREEKTKTGIYLPDTASKERPMEGTVLAVGEGRRDDNGKLIPMNVKVGDRVIFAKYSGTEFKLDDVEYLILSEKDILGIVQE encoded by the coding sequence ATGGCGGATTTCCGCATCCGACCCCTTGGCGACCGTGTGGTGGTCAAGCCGGTAGAGCGTGAAGAGAAGACCAAGACCGGCATTTACCTGCCTGATACGGCCAGCAAAGAGCGCCCAATGGAAGGCACGGTGCTGGCAGTTGGTGAGGGTCGCCGTGATGACAATGGCAAGCTGATCCCGATGAACGTCAAAGTTGGCGACCGCGTGATCTTCGCCAAGTACAGCGGCACCGAATTCAAGCTCGATGATGTCGAGTACCTGATCCTGTCGGAGAAGGACATTCTGGGTATCGTTCAGGAGTAA
- the groL gene encoding chaperonin GroEL (60 kDa chaperone family; promotes refolding of misfolded polypeptides especially under stressful conditions; forms two stacked rings of heptamers to form a barrel-shaped 14mer; ends can be capped by GroES; misfolded proteins enter the barrel where they are refolded when GroES binds), which translates to MPKQLYFNEEARRALKRGVDLVADAVKTTLGPRGRNVAIDKKFGSPTVTHDGVTVAKEIELKDPFENMGAQLLKEAATKTNDVAGDGTTTATVLAQAIVTEGLKVVAAGANAMLLKRGLDRGAEALVAAIKASAVPVRDRADIAHVATNSAADSEIGELIAEVMEKVGKDGVITVEESKGVTFEKEYTEGMQFDRGYISGYMVTNVERQEAELDEPYILITDKKISSIQEILPVLEKVLQVTKNFVIIAEDVDGEALATLVVNKLRGTINALAVKAPGFGDRRKAMLQDIAILTGGTVISEEIGRKLDSATIEDLGRARKVIATKDDTTIIEGRGDEAAIRARIEQIRAQIATTTSDFDREKLQERLAKLAGGVAVIKVGAATEPELKEKKHRVEDALSATRAAVEEGIVPGGGVALINAIPALDNVQVAHEDEKVGLQILRRALEEPLRILARNAGEDGSVIIANVRRLQEEKGDKTIGYNVLTGQYGSMIEQGIIDPVKVTRSAVQNAVSIAGMILTTEALITDIPEDKPAATPGAGGGMDF; encoded by the coding sequence ATGCCAAAGCAGCTTTATTTCAACGAAGAGGCACGCCGTGCCCTGAAGCGTGGTGTAGACCTGGTTGCTGATGCGGTAAAGACCACGCTCGGCCCGCGCGGTCGCAATGTGGCAATTGACAAGAAGTTTGGTTCGCCGACGGTAACCCACGACGGTGTGACGGTCGCGAAGGAGATCGAGCTGAAGGATCCCTTCGAGAACATGGGTGCGCAACTGCTCAAGGAGGCTGCGACCAAGACCAACGATGTGGCCGGTGACGGTACCACCACGGCGACGGTGCTGGCTCAGGCCATCGTCACCGAGGGTCTGAAGGTAGTAGCCGCCGGCGCCAACGCCATGCTGCTCAAGCGTGGTCTTGATCGCGGTGCCGAGGCCCTGGTAGCCGCTATCAAGGCGAGTGCCGTACCGGTTCGCGACCGCGCCGACATTGCCCACGTTGCCACCAACTCGGCGGCTGACAGCGAAATTGGTGAGCTGATCGCCGAAGTGATGGAGAAGGTTGGCAAGGACGGTGTGATCACCGTTGAAGAGTCGAAGGGCGTTACCTTCGAGAAGGAATACACCGAAGGTATGCAGTTCGACCGGGGCTACATTTCGGGTTACATGGTCACCAACGTCGAACGCCAGGAAGCCGAGCTTGATGAACCGTACATCCTGATTACTGACAAGAAGATTAGCAGCATTCAGGAAATCCTGCCGGTGCTCGAGAAGGTGTTGCAGGTGACGAAGAACTTCGTCATCATCGCTGAAGACGTTGATGGCGAAGCGCTGGCGACGCTGGTGGTCAACAAGCTGCGTGGCACGATCAATGCCCTGGCCGTCAAGGCGCCTGGCTTCGGTGATCGCCGCAAGGCCATGCTGCAGGACATTGCTATTCTCACCGGTGGCACCGTCATCAGCGAGGAGATTGGCCGCAAGCTCGATAGCGCCACTATCGAGGACCTGGGCCGCGCGCGCAAGGTGATTGCAACCAAGGATGACACGACGATTATCGAGGGCCGTGGCGATGAGGCGGCGATCCGCGCCCGCATCGAGCAGATCCGCGCCCAGATTGCAACCACCACCAGTGACTTTGATCGCGAGAAGCTGCAAGAGCGGCTGGCCAAGCTGGCCGGTGGTGTGGCCGTGATCAAGGTCGGTGCTGCGACCGAGCCTGAGCTGAAGGAGAAGAAGCACCGCGTTGAGGACGCCCTGAGTGCAACCCGTGCTGCCGTTGAAGAGGGTATCGTGCCCGGTGGTGGTGTCGCGCTGATCAACGCTATTCCGGCGCTCGACAACGTGCAGGTTGCTCACGAAGACGAGAAGGTTGGTCTCCAGATTCTGCGCCGTGCGCTCGAGGAGCCGCTGCGCATCCTGGCCCGCAACGCCGGTGAGGACGGTTCGGTGATTATCGCCAATGTCCGCCGCCTGCAAGAGGAGAAGGGTGACAAGACCATCGGTTACAACGTGCTGACCGGTCAGTATGGCAGCATGATCGAGCAGGGCATCATCGACCCGGTGAAGGTCACCCGCAGCGCTGTACAGAACGCGGTTTCGATTGCCGGTATGATCCTGACCACCGAGGCGCTGATTACCGACATTCCTGAGGACAAGCCGGCGGCAACTCCGGGCGCCGGTGGCGGGATGGACTTCTAA
- a CDS encoding inorganic triphosphatase codes for MEIEAKYKISASDMDRLAALSALGPYTLRTMASEQQRNTYYDSADGRLAQARYGLRIRQIGKRSIITLKGPARVDGQGIHHRAEFEFPGDDPDPAHWPEGPARDLAQALLLGAPVRPLLTIETNRRIIHAHRDGQDRVELSLDRGTIYAGKKQAPICELELEVLPAGSVYDITELAAALSALVNIMPERQSKLERGMALLQRK; via the coding sequence ATGGAAATTGAGGCAAAGTACAAGATCAGCGCCAGCGACATGGATCGACTGGCAGCGCTGAGTGCGCTTGGGCCATATACGTTACGCACGATGGCCAGTGAACAGCAACGGAACACCTATTACGATAGCGCTGATGGCAGGCTGGCTCAGGCACGCTACGGTTTGCGGATTCGACAGATCGGCAAGCGATCAATCATCACGCTGAAAGGACCGGCCCGCGTTGATGGGCAGGGTATTCATCATCGGGCAGAGTTTGAGTTTCCCGGTGATGATCCCGATCCAGCTCATTGGCCAGAAGGACCGGCCCGTGATCTGGCGCAGGCGCTGTTACTGGGAGCGCCAGTACGCCCACTACTGACCATCGAAACCAATCGACGGATTATTCACGCCCATCGTGATGGGCAGGATCGCGTTGAGCTAAGTCTCGACCGGGGTACCATCTATGCCGGCAAGAAACAGGCACCAATTTGCGAGCTGGAACTGGAAGTGCTACCAGCAGGATCGGTCTATGATATAACTGAACTGGCTGCTGCACTCAGCGCACTGGTCAACATTATGCCCGAACGCCAGAGCAAGCTCGAACGGGGCATGGCCTTACTACAGCGCAAGTAA
- a CDS encoding CHAD domain-containing protein, whose product MGSATHLTDYVETLLTAYRVDRAHARQVADHALTLFDALNQNRSSDARVLVEAGALLHNVGLTTDPPEHHLVGRDIVLRHAPGDATDHLIIAAIVALHRRKPRFQIEPTVLCLNKRSRKLALQLAAIVRVADGFDYSQTQTTTIQVLSRNGRLSLVATGPHAAVDSERALAKADLWERVIGPRPEIVVQSEGTVVEEVAGEDEPADRLPYWYASGAVPFAELGRIVLRRQIRRLQQTARAVRDDETIEAVHDLRVATRRIRAALRLLSPVAPVKTARQATVAVRTLARQAGATRDRDVLLHDMTGRDMSGLEPVIEAIRAERMAAHAELVNYLSAKQYERELRALAQLACVNEGWDNRPRVRDHAGSMLYAHYEALRSYDRDGLPEDEASLHAMRIAGKRLRYALELVSDIVGERLGDLLQPLIDFQDHLGALNDISVARGLLAPHTDHAPAAVAGYLAAREAEWAVLRQELPECWNVLASSTYRNHLLTVIGDL is encoded by the coding sequence ATGGGATCAGCCACACACTTAACGGATTATGTTGAGACATTGCTCACCGCATATCGGGTTGACCGAGCGCATGCCCGTCAGGTAGCCGATCACGCTTTGACATTGTTTGACGCGTTAAACCAAAACCGGTCATCCGATGCGCGTGTGCTGGTTGAGGCTGGCGCATTGTTACACAATGTTGGTCTGACTACCGATCCACCTGAACATCATCTGGTCGGTCGGGATATTGTGCTGCGCCATGCCCCTGGCGATGCAACCGACCACCTGATTATCGCGGCAATTGTTGCGCTTCATCGACGCAAGCCGCGCTTTCAAATTGAACCAACGGTGCTCTGCCTGAACAAACGATCACGAAAGCTGGCTCTGCAACTGGCTGCAATTGTGCGGGTAGCCGACGGTTTCGATTATAGTCAGACCCAGACCACAACAATTCAGGTTCTGAGCAGAAATGGTCGTCTAAGCCTGGTGGCTACCGGTCCACACGCCGCGGTTGATAGTGAACGAGCACTGGCCAAAGCCGATCTGTGGGAGCGCGTGATTGGGCCACGCCCGGAAATTGTGGTGCAGAGTGAGGGTACGGTCGTTGAAGAAGTGGCCGGTGAAGACGAGCCGGCTGACAGACTGCCCTACTGGTATGCATCAGGGGCGGTTCCATTTGCCGAATTGGGGCGCATCGTCTTGCGACGCCAGATTCGCCGTCTCCAGCAAACGGCACGGGCGGTCAGGGATGATGAAACGATTGAAGCGGTTCATGATCTACGGGTCGCCACCCGACGGATTCGGGCCGCGTTACGCCTTCTATCGCCGGTCGCCCCGGTCAAAACTGCTCGACAGGCAACTGTCGCCGTCCGCACACTGGCCCGGCAAGCCGGTGCCACCCGTGATCGAGATGTCTTGCTCCACGATATGACCGGTCGTGATATGAGCGGTCTGGAGCCGGTGATAGAGGCAATACGCGCCGAACGAATGGCTGCGCACGCTGAACTGGTGAATTATTTATCCGCCAAACAATATGAGCGTGAGCTGCGGGCATTAGCCCAACTGGCATGCGTCAATGAAGGATGGGACAACCGACCGCGGGTGCGTGATCACGCAGGCAGTATGCTGTACGCTCACTACGAAGCACTACGCTCCTATGATCGTGATGGGTTGCCTGAAGATGAAGCGAGCCTGCATGCGATGCGAATAGCCGGCAAGCGGTTGCGCTACGCACTTGAGCTGGTCAGTGATATTGTTGGCGAGCGATTGGGTGATCTCTTGCAACCTCTCATCGATTTTCAGGATCATCTCGGTGCTCTCAACGATATCAGTGTAGCGCGTGGCTTACTGGCACCCCATACCGACCATGCGCCGGCGGCGGTTGCCGGCTACCTGGCGGCACGCGAAGCGGAATGGGCTGTGCTTCGGCAGGAATTGCCGGAGTGCTGGAACGTCCTGGCCAGTTCCACCTACCGGAATCATTTACTCACCGTCATCGGTGATCTCTGA
- a CDS encoding TIGR02206 family membrane protein: protein MNDLFALHWNGPPFVLFSGPHLIALTCVAVACVWILGPGRRMSAEAGRYWRYGLAFILAVNELAYNWWFWVHGLWSIQYMLPLHLCTMFTWLSVIMLLTRSYRIFEFAYFMGIGGAVQALLTPDIGVYGFPHFRAFQSFISHGGIVLAALTMIALEGYRPTWRSVGRVIIGANLLMAAVGVVNWLLDSNYLFLARKPYTPSLLDLLGPWPIYIIWMEVIGIATILILYLPFALADLRQRSPMTVSK from the coding sequence ATGAACGATCTCTTCGCATTGCATTGGAATGGGCCACCATTTGTACTCTTCAGTGGGCCACACCTGATTGCGCTGACATGTGTCGCCGTTGCCTGTGTCTGGATACTTGGCCCTGGCCGTCGGATGTCGGCGGAGGCAGGGCGTTACTGGCGGTATGGATTGGCGTTTATTCTAGCGGTCAATGAGCTGGCGTACAACTGGTGGTTCTGGGTGCACGGTCTCTGGTCAATTCAGTATATGTTGCCGCTGCACCTCTGCACCATGTTTACATGGCTCTCTGTCATCATGCTCCTCACCCGTAGTTATCGCATCTTCGAGTTTGCGTATTTCATGGGGATTGGTGGTGCGGTGCAGGCATTGCTCACACCCGACATCGGCGTCTACGGCTTTCCCCACTTTCGGGCGTTTCAGAGTTTTATTTCGCACGGGGGTATCGTGCTGGCCGCGTTAACGATGATCGCGCTGGAAGGATACCGCCCCACCTGGCGTTCGGTAGGGCGGGTGATCATCGGGGCGAATCTGTTGATGGCGGCGGTTGGCGTCGTGAACTGGTTGCTCGACAGTAATTATCTCTTCCTGGCCCGTAAACCGTACACGCCGAGTCTCCTCGATCTGCTCGGCCCGTGGCCGATTTACATCATCTGGATGGAGGTGATCGGCATTGCTACTATTCTGATTCTTTATCTCCCATTTGCCCTGGCCGATCTCCGTCAGAGATCACCGATGACGGTGAGTAAATGA